From a region of the Candidatus Pelagibacter sp. FZCC0015 genome:
- a CDS encoding histone deacetylase family protein, with the protein MELPVVNHEDYFAKIGDDHKFPINKFGELANYLIQNKIVKKFHKPSACSFETLSYAHSKNYILDIQNKTLSKEGVKKIGFPLVDSVVQRSLVATGGTVLASKLAINYGISCNTAGGSHHASYDEGAGYCVFNDVAVASHYLLNRGLANKILIVDLDVHQGNGNSEIFKNNRSVFTFSMHSKTNYPAKKSNSNLDVELEDNLEDDAYIKTLKHYLSELNQENFDFVFYIAGVDIHFNDRLGKLKISDEGIQLRDELVVENFFSRRIPFCGVLGGGYNKDFNKLVELHSMLHKSCAKYISS; encoded by the coding sequence ATGGAACTACCTGTTGTTAATCACGAGGATTATTTTGCTAAAATTGGTGATGATCATAAATTTCCTATTAATAAATTTGGCGAATTGGCAAACTACTTAATTCAAAATAAAATAGTAAAAAAATTTCACAAACCTTCAGCTTGCTCATTTGAAACATTAAGTTATGCACATTCAAAAAATTATATTTTAGATATTCAAAATAAAACTTTAAGTAAAGAGGGAGTAAAAAAAATTGGATTTCCACTTGTAGATAGTGTTGTACAAAGATCTTTAGTCGCTACAGGCGGTACTGTTTTAGCATCTAAACTTGCAATCAATTATGGTATTTCATGCAATACTGCAGGTGGCAGTCACCATGCGAGCTATGATGAAGGAGCGGGTTATTGCGTATTTAATGATGTTGCAGTTGCATCACATTATTTACTTAATAGAGGTCTAGCTAATAAAATTTTAATCGTTGATTTAGATGTTCATCAAGGAAATGGTAACTCAGAAATTTTTAAAAATAATAGAAGTGTTTTTACATTTAGTATGCATTCAAAAACCAATTATCCAGCAAAAAAATCAAATAGTAACTTAGATGTAGAGCTTGAGGATAATTTAGAGGATGATGCTTATATCAAAACACTTAAACATTATTTAAGTGAGTTAAATCAAGAAAATTTTGATTTTGTTTTTTATATTGCTGGTGTCGATATTCACTTTAATGACCGATTAGGAAAATTAAAAATCTCTGACGAGGGCATTCAGTTAAGAGATGAGCTAGTAGTAGAAAACTTTTTTTCAAGACGAATACCATTTTGTGGGGTTTTGGGTGGTGGTTACAACAAGGATTTCAATAAACTTGTTGAATTACATTCAATGTTACATAAATCTTGTGCTAAATATATAAGTTCATGA